A part of Paenibacillus sp. 481 genomic DNA contains:
- a CDS encoding carboxypeptidase, giving the protein MYEIREVKYRRPVEIDGQLCAEIGILPESKQETPLLVYVTPVRSGGYHIVKVLRNDANYSTDWYDNNMHNAFEEVANESFVQDDPCAGWNTRAHFLDNILGDEQVRKQLDWLFDLEGR; this is encoded by the coding sequence ATGTACGAAATTCGTGAAGTGAAATACCGCCGTCCGGTAGAGATCGATGGTCAACTATGTGCAGAGATCGGAATATTGCCTGAAAGCAAGCAGGAGACGCCGCTGCTCGTCTATGTGACACCTGTGCGCAGTGGTGGCTATCATATTGTCAAAGTTCTTAGAAATGATGCCAATTACTCGACAGATTGGTATGACAATAATATGCATAACGCCTTTGAAGAAGTTGCGAACGAATCATTTGTGCAAGATGACCCGTGTGCGGGTTGGAATACGAGAGCGCATTTTCTAGACAATATATTAGGTGATGAGCAAGTGCGCAAGCAGTTGGATTGGCTGTTTGATTTAGAAGGGAGGTGA
- a CDS encoding DUF523 domain-containing protein, which produces MIMVSSCLAGIPCRYNGTHRLSEQVARLVEEGAAVVVCPELLGGLETPREPAEIVGGSGADVLAGTAYIKTRTGEDVTDMYVAGAYRTLERARQVQADTVVLKEHSPSCGSAFIYDGTFSGTTLLGEGVTAVLLRQAGFHVQSEHEFMDWLAQQHSGSH; this is translated from the coding sequence ATGATTATGGTCAGTTCATGTCTTGCTGGTATTCCTTGCCGTTATAACGGCACGCATCGTTTGTCGGAGCAGGTCGCACGTCTTGTGGAGGAAGGCGCCGCTGTCGTCGTCTGTCCCGAATTGCTTGGTGGTCTGGAGACACCGCGCGAGCCCGCCGAAATTGTAGGCGGGTCGGGAGCTGACGTGTTGGCAGGTACAGCGTACATTAAGACGCGCACAGGTGAAGATGTGACCGACATGTATGTCGCTGGCGCTTATCGTACGCTGGAGCGGGCCAGACAAGTGCAAGCCGACACGGTCGTATTAAAGGAGCATAGTCCTTCTTGCGGGAGTGCATTCATTTATGACGGCACATTTTCGGGTACGACTTTGCTAGGAGAAGGTGTAACGGCTGTATTACTTCGTCAGGCAGGTTTCCACGTGCAATCCGAACATGAATTTATGGATTGGCTCGCCCAACAGCATAGCGGATCGCACTAA
- a CDS encoding DUF4870 domain-containing protein, with protein sequence MEPRYLLAALSYFSIFFGGVLIPLVIALVTNDSYTKHHAWKALVSHVLPFAFILVFIISLLSGSVTISFGLGLLFFFISIGLVIWNVVMGIRVLREGNVF encoded by the coding sequence ATGGAACCGAGATATTTATTAGCAGCTTTAAGCTATTTTAGCATCTTTTTTGGTGGTGTACTTATCCCGTTAGTTATCGCCCTAGTCACCAATGACTCTTACACCAAGCACCATGCTTGGAAGGCCTTGGTGTCTCATGTCTTGCCGTTTGCTTTTATACTCGTATTCATCATTTCGCTACTTAGTGGTTCCGTTACGATAAGCTTCGGTCTAGGGTTGTTGTTCTTCTTTATTAGCATTGGCTTAGTGATATGGAATGTTGTGATGGGTATTCGCGTACTGCGCGAGGGTAACGTATTTTAG